The region GGATCTGGAGAGCACATGCACCTGCCTGCCAGTGGTCCCAGCCTGGGgtggcaggcagagcacagggctCCCTCATGCTCCCAGGGGATGAGCAGCAGCCCTCCCGCCTCTCCTGTGGCCTCTGCTGTGAAGCCCAGGGCCGTCCCCAGGCACTGCGTCCCATCAGCAGCTGAACGCCCTGGAGAGCTCCCAGTCCCTCATTCCCTGTGTGGACATGAAGAACCGGGGTTTGTGTGGCTTGTTCGGGGCCACCGGGGCGAGCCGTCCAGGCACAGACCTGACTCTGCCGCTTACCGCCCCTCACGCTCCGTGGGTGCCTCCGTTTTCCCTCCTGACACATGGCTGGTAATGCCTGCTGCGTAGGGGTCTGGTGAGAATAAAACAGCCTGCGTAAAGCACTTAAAAGACAAAGTTCCCCGGGACTAAGTGATCAATCAATAATGATCCATCACCATTCCCGTCACCTTGACCCTGCGCGGCAAGGGGAGACCAGTCCGGGAGGCCTGGGAAGCTCTGGGGTTCTGGGCCCCACCCTACATCACCTCTGTGGGGTTCCCGGGCCTGGATGCGGGCCGGGGGCGGGGTTGGTCCCTGTAACCCTGCTGTGTTCCTAGGCGCCCATCCAGGTGAGGGGCTTCAGGAGAGGCAGGGACTGGAGGAGGACCTGGGAAGCAGGGGCAGCCGCCCGCCggattggtggggggagggccgGAGTCTGGGCCCctcacctccctctgccccacagcGAGGACGACGCTGCCACCGTGTACCGCGCAGCCGCGATGCTGAACATGACGGGTTCGGGGTACGTGTGGCTGGTGGGGGAGCGCGAGATCTCGGGGAACGCCCTGCGCTACGCCCCAGATGGTGAGTGCTGGGCCTCtccgggtccgggcgggcggggtCCCCCCCTACGGGCTCTAAGCGGACGTTCGTCCCAGGCATCATCGGGCTGCAGCTCATCAACGGCAAGAACGAGTCGGCCCACATCAGCGACGCGGTGGGCGTGGTGGCCCAGGCAGTGCATGAGCTCCTGGAGAAAGAGAACATCACCGACCCGCCCCGGGGCTGCGTGGGCAACACCAACATTTGGAAGACAGGGCCGCTCTTCAAGAGGTGGGCGGGGCTGCTGACGAGGTGGGAGGGACCTGCTCTGGGAATGGGCGGGGCCTCTGGAGTGGCAGGCAGGTTCGCTCTAGGAGTGGGCGGGCCGCTCTTGAGCGGGGCTGAACCTTCAGTAGTCAGTGCGTAGGGCTTCTAGGAGGTGGAAATAGTCACTCTCCAGCTGATCCTGCTCAGCCTGCTGCCCACAAACTACAGATACAGTCGCTCACGCCATtcgcccctctcccctctcctcccctctcccaccggCTCCACCGTGATAATCATCTGCCCCATTTCCAGCACACACCAATGCCTGGAATGTCGCTGCCTCCACGGCTCCTGACCCTTGTTTTAACACTGCAACCAGCCCTGAAACCCCATCCGACTCCCCATGCTGGCTGACAGCCCTTGGGAGGAGGCTCCTGCTGCAGGTGGGGACTGGGCGCTTCCAGAGACCCAGGAGTGCAGACGAGGAATCCAGGGGTGCAAGGGCCAGGGTTGGCCGCAGACCCAGGTGGATAGCCATGTGGGGCAAGAGTCAGCTCGCAGAGCCCTGGGCACCACGCCCCAGGGTGGGCAGGCCCAGCCCCCCGCTAGACCCCATCCCCCAACTGAGTAGCAAGCACTGGGTGGCATGGGGGGGCCACAGTCCACCATGCCCACAAGAGTCACGCGGCTGCAGGTGTAGATTCCATGTGCACGCAGACTCTGAGAGGCATgaaccacacacatacatgccACAAACACAGGCATGGGGGTGCATGCCACACAAGGATCACATGTGCCCACAGATGTGTGGGTATGCCAcaggcacgcacacacatgtacacatgcagaGAGAGGACCTCAACCCTGTCCCCCCCACTCACTGGCAAACAGGCCACTGTGCCCTTTCTGGGCGTCTGCCTCTTGGTAAAGCCAGGATGGCTGCTGTGAGGGTCGAACATCCCAACCCACAGAGAGAGAGCCCTCGGCGCAGGGGCCCGGCACCCAGACGCTGCTCTGCTGCCGCAGCTGTGCCATCCAGCTGGTGCAGGCAGGTCGACCTGCCGCCCGCCAGGCTCCCAGCTCCCGGGTCCACGGgactggggcagagggtggggctcaggctgctcaggaggccagggagggagcCTCCCCGAGAAGCCAAACTGACGCCACCCTCCCCAGAGTGCTGATGTCTTCCAAGTACGCGGACGGGGTGACTGGCCGCGTGGAGTTCAACGAAGACGGGGACCGTAAGTTCGCCAACTACAGCATCATGAACCTGCAGAACCGCAAACTGGTGCAAGTGGGCATATACAACGGCACCCACGTAGGTGGGGGTcatgagggggtgggggctggggccttAGGGTCCTGGGGCCAAGACCCCTGCGTGGCCACCCTCCATCTCATACTCCCACCCCCAGGTCATCCCCAACGACAGGAAGATCATCTGGCcaggtggggagacagagaagccGCGAGGGTACCAGATGTCCACCAGGCTGAAGGTGGGGtccaccaccctgcccagccccacaccctggCGGCTCCTTCCAACCCCTCAGACCCTGAGGAGGGCACACTGAGGCCACTGAAAGTACCTAAAGGAAGTGGGGACAGGACTGGCACCTGGCCGCCTGCACACGCACCTGGCACCCCAGAGGAAGCACGGAGAACagctggagaggggagaggaagcaggCGGTCCCTGTCCCATGGCTCTCTCCAGTGCCCCTGCTGACCCAGTTCCACTTAAATCTGAGGAAGCTGTGAGGGACAGGACTCCCCTGGGAATGAGCTAAGGGGGGACAGTGAACCAGGTGGTGGTCATTCTGTGGACTTCAGCCTCAGCACTCTGTCCAGGATTCTGGTCCTAGAGACACCACCTCTACACTGCTTATCACCCCCTCGCCCATGGTCCTAGCCAACCCCACTCCAACTCCATAGCTCCCTGCCATGACCCGGTCCTACTGTCCTTTAGCCCCGGCCTGCCTGCAGCATTCCTGGTGGTGGGACATTCCCTCCTGGACTCTCTCTCGGGGCCTCTGCAAGCCCCTCCCCAGTGGCCTCACCCTCATAGCTTCTCTCCCCTGGCCAGCCTGACTCTTCCCAGCTCCTTCGGGCTCTCTCCTAGGCCCCTTCTGTCTTCCGAGGGTACTCTCCAGAGAGTCCCTTCTCATGCTCACCAACACCAGGCCCGTGTCTTAGTTCACCAACCAACTCCCAGTGTCCCGGGTCCTCCACACCTCTCGGTCGTCCTTGTCTGCATTCTGGACCCAGCCTCACGGCCTCTCTCCCAAAGCCCCTTGTCCATACCTGTCTGCATGTCACCTCCCTGCTCCCTAAAGTTCAGACATCATGTGTTGAAAAGTCTGAAAgtaaccccaaaacaccaatggCCAGATGGTTGCATCCAGACTGCcagctttttacatttttttccccactgacttttaaaaagcacaaacatGTATTGCTTGTCTAAGAGAAAAGCATGATGAAAGTTTAAACAGGAACTAAGCTCCTTCAGGAGCTCCCAATCCCCAGGCAGAAAGCCGAAATGCTGTCCTTGCTGCTGAGGCTCAGGCTGGTGCACCCTGCAGGCCCAGCCTCCTCCGCGCCCTGTGCAGAGGGTGCCTCCAAGCTCCCTGCTCGCTGCAGGCTCAGCTCCAACACCGCCTGCCCTTAAGCCCCTCGCCAGCACGCTGTGCTCAGTTCAGCCCCTCTGCAGGaacctgcccctcctccacccccagtctGCAGGCCCCTCaaggacagagaagagagagaacaccaGCATGGCCCCAGGAGGCCGTGGATTGAAGAGGCAGGAATGGGAGAGAGGACAGACAGCATCagcagggggtggaggaagggaggaaggatggatggatgaccaGACAAGGATCCACTGCTGGGGAGGCTGAGCAGTCAGCCAAGGGCCGCCGTGGGCCTTGGGTCCTGAGTGGATACCTGGGGACAGGCTCCTGTGCTCAAGGGGTAGGCTCTGGGTGGGGACAAGGAGCTCCTCATCCCTGAGATGTCAGAGCCAGGGCAGATGGGACATTTCAACAGGCTTCGTTGGTGGAGGGAGTGATGTGTAAGCCAAGACAAGGAAAGCCACATGGTTCAGAAGGCCGTGTGCCTCCTGAATGCTGAGGTGGCATGGGTACTCCGGGGAGACTGGGGCCCCTCCTAAGGGAATATGATGCTGCTGGCGGTGGCAGGTGGCTGGGAGGACGAGGCTCGAGAAGTGCAGCGGCAGGAGGGGAAAAATGTCTGGGATTTGGAGGGGCTTTAGGGGACTCTGGGCGCTGTAAAGAGGACAGCGCCCCCTGGCAGCTGAGGGTGGGTGGTCCAGGCTGGgtctccacctccctgcccctccccgccccagatCGTGACgatccaccaggagcccttcgTGTATGTCAAGCCCACGCTGAGCGATGGCACGTGCAAGGAGGAGTTCACAGTCAACGGGGATCCTGTCAAGAAAGTGATCTGCACCGGGCCCAACGACACATCGCCCGGCAGCCGTGAGTGGGAGCTGGGGCGCACGGGGTCGCGTGCAGCCGCAGGGTGGGGGTCGGCTCACCGGGAAGCCCCGAGAtcaccacccctcctcccccagcacgCCACACCGTGCCTCAGTGCTGTTACGGCTTCTGCATTGACCTGCTCATCAAGCTGGCGCGGACCATGAACTTCACTTATGAGGTGCACCTGGTGGCTGATGGCAAGTTCGGCACACAGGAGCGGGTACGCGAGGGTCGCTGTGGGACCCCGCGCAGAACGGGTCCCGTGGAAGGGGTCTTGCTAGGGGAAGGGCAATGGGTAGGTGGGGCCTGCAGGCTGGGCGGAGTCTGGGTGGGCGGAGCCTGCAGGCTGGGTGTGGTCTGGAGCAACCTACTCTGAAGTGCGCTAGGGCAGAAGCCTGTTTCCAGTCTGGGGCCAGCGGTGTCCTCGTCGCCACCGGCTGTGTCGCCCCACAGGTGAATAACAGCAATAAGAAGGAGTGGAACGGGATGATGGGCGAGCTGCTCAGCGGGCAGGCAGACATGATCGTGGCCCCGCTGACCATCAACAACGAGCGCGCACAGTACATCGAGTTCTCCAAGCCCTTCAAGTACCAGGGCCTGACCATTCTGGTCAAGAAGGTGGACAGGGGCCCGTGTGGGCTGGGCGGGGTCCTGGGAGGACCCAGGCGCCGCTGACGGCCTGCTCACCCGCAGGAGATCCCCAGGAGCACGCTGGACTCCTTCATGCAGCCCTTCCAGAGCACGCTgtggcttctggtggggctgtcGGTGCACGTGgtggctgtgatgctgtacctgCTGGACCGCTTCAGGTGAGCGCGGCCGGGGGCCGGACACATCCACCTGCAGGGCGGGCGGAGCGGGCGAGGGCGGGGCGCGGCTGCCTCTCCCGCCCTCTCCCGCCCGCCCTCTGCGCCCTGCAGCCCCTTCGGCCGCTTCAAGGTGAacagcgaggaggaggaggaagacgcGCTGACGCTGTCCTCGGCCATGTGGTTCTCCTGGGGCGTCCTGCTAAACTCGGGCATCGGAGAAGGTGAGCtatgccaggccctgccctgccccgcgcCTCCAGCCGGTAACTGATGGACCTCTACCCACAGGCGCCCCCCGAAGTTTCTCCGCGCGCATCCTGGGCATGGTGTGGGCTGGCTTTGCCATGATCATCGTGGCCTCCTACACCGCCAACCTGGCGGCCTTCCTGGTTCTGGACCGGCCCGAGGAGCGCATCACAGGGATCAACGACCCGCGGGtgaggcctggccctgctgggggaggggtcgTGAGGTCCGCGGGGGTCTGCCtcgggtggggctggggagcagccGCAAGCCCGCGTCTGACTCCGCAGCTGAGGAACCCCTCGGACAAGTTCATCTACGCGACGGTGAAGCAGAGTTCGGTGGACATCTACTTCCGGCGGCAGGTGGAGCTGAGCACCATGTACCGGCATATGGAAAAGCACAACTACGAGAGCGCGGCTGAGGCCATCCAGGCCGTGCGGGACAAgtgagggggcggggccgcgTGGGACCaccggtgggggcggggcagtgggggcagggccgCACGGGACTAACGAGGGGGCGGGATCAGTGAGGGGCGGGCTGGACAAGGCGGAGCGTCCCCTCTTAAAGGAGAAGGGAGTGTACAGGATGGATGGGACCAAGGGTATAGGGACAGACatgtggtttgcaggctagcaggACGAAGGAGTGCAAACGTGAGGGCCGAGGGTAGCCTGACTGTGCGGGGCTCCCGTGACCCCTGCCCCCGCCTGCAGCAAACTGCACGCCTTCATCTGGGACTCGGCGGTGCTAGAGTTCGAGGCCTCGCAGAAGTGCGACCTGGTGACCACCGGCGAGCTGTTCTTCCGCTCCGGCTTCGGCATCGGCATGCGCAAGGACAGCCCCTGGAAGCAGAATGTTTCTCTGTCCATCCTCAAGTGAGTCAGCCTCATCTGCAGCCCCgccctcctcctctgctctcccagAGCCTGGGCACCTGCTGTAGGTGCCGCCCCactcaggccccgcccccgccccccccccccccgctcagGCCTAGCCacgcccaggccccaccctccacTACTCCCCCGGCCCGCCCAGGTCTCATGAGAACGGCTTTATGGAAGACCTGGACAAGACGTGGGTGAGGTACCAGGAGTGTGACTCGCGCAGCAATGCCCCTGCTACTCTCACCTTTGAGAACATGGCAGGTGAGTCTTCCCCCTCGCCGTTAACGCCCCTGATGACACTGGGTGGGTTCTGCAGGGGGCCTGCGGCCCACTTAGCCAGAAGCTGAGGCGCTGGGTCCTGCCCACAGGGGTCTTCATGCTGGTGGCTGGGGGCATCGTGGCTGGAATCTTCCTGATCTTCATCGAAATTGCCTACAAGCGGCACAAGGACGCCCGCCGGAAGCAGATGCAGCTGGCCTTTGCTGCGGTGAACGTGTGGAGAAAGAACCTGCAGGTAGGGAAGGCCACCCTGTGAGGCCTGGTGCCCATGGCCCAACCTGGCCCCCGTCCTCCTCCATCCCCACAGGCCGAAGCGCTGGCCCTGGCTCCCGGAGCCCATGTGAGCAGGACTGGAGCTAGGAGCCACGGCCACGGGCAGCGTCAGTGGGGAACCACCTGCAGGTGGCTGCCCACTGCcaagccaggcagagggaggccacgcaccctgccccaggcctccgCCTGGCCCCTCTGTCTCCAGAGCCGCCCTCCGGCGCCCATTCCATAGGAAGGCAGACTGAGGCAGGGTAAGACAGGGACCCCCCCGGGGGTAGCACGTGAGTTTCAGATGCATTCTGCCCTCGCCGCCCCACGCTCTTCCTCAGCACCCTCTGGGGCCCCTTCCCCGCTGCCCTGCTGCGTCTTGTGCTGCATAACTCCAGGCTGAAGCGGTCCGGCTGGCCCTGCCTGGCGCCTCTGCCTGTGTCTTTGGGAACTTGCTGCCAGCAGGGCACAGGCTGCATGAGGGGCAGCCACAGCCcttctggggtggggcaggcagtgggGTCTGTGTAGGcccctggctcctcccctccGTCCAAGCCCAGTTTGCTgcatctcttctctttctctgggtGCCTCCCCAGAGCCTGCGTCCTGGGGAGAAGCTGGCAGTGTGGAGAGGGAGGGCCTTGGGGGGACAGGTTGCTGGAGTCCCCCCACCTCTCATCTGCCCACTCTTGCTCTTGGGACCGGGTCGCTGCTCTCACTGGTGGGAGCAGGGTCATCCTGGCCATCAGACCCAAGACCAGGGTCCCAGGAGCTGCCTCTACCTGTTGCTCCAATTCATCTGGACACCCAACTctggcccctcagcccctcctgaATCTCGGTGTGCCCCTCAGGGGTCAGCATGGCTGGCAGGCCCGAGGGGCGACTCCTTCAGTGCTCAGGGGGGGGCCCTCCTCCTTGGGACACCTGTAAACCAGGGCCACCCAAGAGCCAGGGAGCCGAGCAGACCTCCCAGGAAGACAGCCAGATGGGACCCCCCAAGCCCAGCCCCAGCACGAGCAAGGTCAGACCAAACCCGACCTAACCCGGGCAGGAGCCAAGGCCGCCTGTGCGCGTCCAGTGGCCCAgcgcagggaggcaggaaggagcaagGGCCCAAGTGGCGGCCAGGCCGGGCAGTGGCCCCCAAGGAGCAGGCGAGGGCAGGTGTGGCTGTGCCCCTTAGCTGTCTAATCACTTATACATATTCATTTTAGGATAGAAAGAGTGGTAGAGCAGAGCCCGACCCTAAAAAGAAAGCCACATTTAGGGCTATCACCTCCACCCTGGCTTCCAGCTTCAAGAGACGTAGGTCCTCCAAAGACACGGTAAGGGGAAGAACGCCTAGTCCCCCGTCTCCGACTCTTCTCTCGCCCCCTCCGTGTCTGTGTCCCGTGCATCAGGCGTGCCCTCTCCCCCTCATCATCCCACCCCACCGCACCTGCCCGCTGTGGCCTCTGCCCTCATCTCTACTCGCCCCGCACACTAGgtcttctctctctggctctgggCCCCGCTCCGGCTggccctccctgggcccctccccatgTGTCTCTGCGTCAGCCCGCCCTGCCCATGCCATGACGCCATGCGCCATCTTGAAGCTGTGTCATGTTGTCGGTCAGCCAGCCGCCTCACCACCTGGGGCTGTGCCCGGGGCCCCCGGGAACCCGGGGCCCCCCGGCTGGGGCTCCTCACACATCGGGAGGCCACACCGCCTCACTGCTACGTCAGTTCTCAGCCTCTCCGGGTCGGGCCcgctgccctctctccctccccgcgGAGTCCACGGAGAGGGTGGCTGTGATGTCCCATCCGTCCATCTGTCTGGCTGCCGGCCCGCCACCCAGACACCTGTCTCGCGTGTCTCACCAGAGCCATGCCTGCTGCCTCCCTTCCATGTGGTCTCTGTgtgggccggggctgggggccgGGCCTGGCTCCATCTGGGTGGACGGTTGGGGCCTGGACTTGGAACAGGCCCCCAGCCACAGGGGACTGTCAGGCGGGGAGTGGACGGGACCAGAGGGGGCAGCTCCCACCCCAGGCTGAGCAGGGCCCTGCAGGAGGTGTGCCAGCAGCCCCCAGGGGTTCTGAGAATGGGTGGGTTTGGCCCCCAGAGCTTAGAGTGTGGAGGCCCCCAGACAGAGGCCCAGGAAGGGGATGCCTACTTGGAGGACACCGAGTAGGCATCAgctcctgccccccagccccaccccacaggacCACATCACAGCCAGGCCTTCTGCCTGAGACCAGaatcccctgccctcccaccttGGGCAGCTTGTCACTGCACAACCTGCTTGGACCAAAAGCCCCCAAGGTGGGCCCAGCCTTGCCAGGGGCGCCCCAGTCTCGGGACTGGTGGGGGCCACCCAGAGCCAGCACAGCCAGCCCTTGGTCCAGCAGACTCACTGCAGTCCCGGGGCAGATTTGGCCCTGACCCCATGGGAGCTGTGCTCCAAAGTGGAAGAGGGTTTGCAGCCTCTCCCCCTCAGTGCTTGGGAAGAGGGGAAGACCCCCCTGGATACAGGCAGAGCAATCTGAAGTCAAGGTGAAGCCACCAGGGTGCCCCAGGCGAGGACCGTGAGGCTTGGCTAGCTCCTCTTCACAAGAGGGTCTGGGCACCGGGGCCGTAGGGGATAGTGAGGGTCAATGGGGCTGGAGCACAGGCTGGATCACCCAAGCccaggaaagaggggaagggcctGAGCCAGGGCACCACCCAGGGTGCAGGAAGAGGAGGGCAGGTGCCCAGCACAAGAGGgtactgggggtggggcagtccAGGGGTGCAGGTGTCCCCAGCAGACAGTGCTTTTGGGTAGGCACCTGCAAGGAGGTGCACAAGTCCCACAGGTAATGGCCCACTTCCTGCAGTGGCACAGAGCCCTCCTGTCACCCCGCTCCCCCTGGGGCAGACAGGCAGGCCCCTTAATGGGTTCGGGTGCAGTTCAGAAACTCACAGTGCCCTTCTGGGGACACAATCCCACTGGAGGCCTCACCCGAGCCTCCCTGGCCACCAGGCACTgtccccaggccagccctgggacTGGTCCTTCCCTGCAGGGTGACTGGGGGCCCTGCCAGctggggggttgggtggggggagggcagcctggctccCACCCTGGTTCAGTCTGGGCGCCTGCTCggagggaggcctgggtgggggggcTCTGTCGGGATGGGTGGGGTCGGTCCGGCTGCTGAGATCCTCTGCCCCTGTCCTGTGGCCAGTCCGGGCCAGGGTGGCACTGGGCGCTCAGGGCCGGGGTCCCTGGCGGCCAGCGGGGCCGGCGGGTATTGATTGTTGGTTCTCATTTATAGAGCACCGGGGGTGGACGCGGCGCTTTGCAAAACCAAAAAGACACAGTGCTGCCGCGACGCGCTATTGAGAGGGAGGAGGGCCAGCTGCAGATGTGTGCCCGTCATAGGGAGAGCTGAGACGCCCTGCCCGCCCtgctctgcccccctcccccgcagacagacagacagacggacggGACAGCGGCCTGGCCCACGCAGAGTCCCGGAGCACGACGGGGCCAGGGGGAGGAGcgccccccagcctcccccaggccgcgcccgcccgcccgccgctcGGCCGGCTGGCCGGCCCACCCGCCCCGGCCCCGCGTGCGCCCCTGAGCGTCGGGCTAACGGGCCGCCTTGTCTGTGTATTTCTATTTTGCAGCAGTACCATCCCACTGATATCACGGGCCCGCTCAACCTCTCAGATCCCTCGGTCAGCACCGTGGTGTGAGGCCCCCGGAGGCGCCCACCTGCCCAGTTAGCCCGGCCAAGGACACTGATGGGTCCTGCTGCTCGGGAAGGCCTGAGGGAAGCCCACCGGCCCGAGACTGCCCACCCTGGGCCTCCCGTCCATtcgtctgccctgctgcctggtGGGCGGCCCCTGCTGGACCGAGG is a window of Desmodus rotundus isolate HL8 chromosome 1, HLdesRot8A.1, whole genome shotgun sequence DNA encoding:
- the GRIN1 gene encoding glutamate receptor ionotropic, NMDA 1 isoform X4 — translated: MSTMRLLTLALLFSCSFARAACDPKIVNIGAVLSTRKHEQVFREAVNQANKRHGSWKIQLNATSVTHKPNAIQMALSVCEDLISSQVYAILVSHPPTPNDHFTPTPVSYTAGFYRIPVLGLTTRMSIYSDKSIHLSFLRTVPPYSHQSSVWFEMMRVYSWNHIILLVSDDHEGRAAQKRLETLLEERESKSKKRNYENLDQLSYDNKRGPKAEKVLQFDPGTKNVTALLMEARELEARVIILSASEDDAATVYRAAAMLNMTGSGYVWLVGEREISGNALRYAPDGIIGLQLINGKNESAHISDAVGVVAQAVHELLEKENITDPPRGCVGNTNIWKTGPLFKRVLMSSKYADGVTGRVEFNEDGDRKFANYSIMNLQNRKLVQVGIYNGTHVIPNDRKIIWPGGETEKPRGYQMSTRLKIVTIHQEPFVYVKPTLSDGTCKEEFTVNGDPVKKVICTGPNDTSPGSPRHTVPQCCYGFCIDLLIKLARTMNFTYEVHLVADGKFGTQERVNNSNKKEWNGMMGELLSGQADMIVAPLTINNERAQYIEFSKPFKYQGLTILVKKEIPRSTLDSFMQPFQSTLWLLVGLSVHVVAVMLYLLDRFSPFGRFKVNSEEEEEDALTLSSAMWFSWGVLLNSGIGEGAPRSFSARILGMVWAGFAMIIVASYTANLAAFLVLDRPEERITGINDPRLRNPSDKFIYATVKQSSVDIYFRRQVELSTMYRHMEKHNYESAAEAIQAVRDNKLHAFIWDSAVLEFEASQKCDLVTTGELFFRSGFGIGMRKDSPWKQNVSLSILKSHENGFMEDLDKTWVRYQECDSRSNAPATLTFENMAGVFMLVAGGIVAGIFLIFIEIAYKRHKDARRKQMQLAFAAVNVWRKNLQAEALALAPGAHVSRTGARSHGHGQRQWGTTCRWLPTAKPGRGRPRTLPQASAWPLCLQSRPPAPIP
- the GRIN1 gene encoding glutamate receptor ionotropic, NMDA 1 isoform X5; this translates as MSTMRLLTLALLFSCSFARAACDPKIVNIGAVLSTRKHEQVFREAVNQANKRHGSWKIQLNATSVTHKPNAIQMALSVCEDLISSQVYAILVSHPPTPNDHFTPTPVSYTAGFYRIPVLGLTTRMSIYSDKSIHLSFLRTVPPYSHQSSVWFEMMRVYSWNHIILLVSDDHEGRAAQKRLETLLEERESKSKKRNYENLDQLSYDNKRGPKAEKVLQFDPGTKNVTALLMEARELEARVIILSASEDDAATVYRAAAMLNMTGSGYVWLVGEREISGNALRYAPDGIIGLQLINGKNESAHISDAVGVVAQAVHELLEKENITDPPRGCVGNTNIWKTGPLFKRVLMSSKYADGVTGRVEFNEDGDRKFANYSIMNLQNRKLVQVGIYNGTHVIPNDRKIIWPGGETEKPRGYQMSTRLKIVTIHQEPFVYVKPTLSDGTCKEEFTVNGDPVKKVICTGPNDTSPGSPRHTVPQCCYGFCIDLLIKLARTMNFTYEVHLVADGKFGTQERVNNSNKKEWNGMMGELLSGQADMIVAPLTINNERAQYIEFSKPFKYQGLTILVKKEIPRSTLDSFMQPFQSTLWLLVGLSVHVVAVMLYLLDRFSPFGRFKVNSEEEEEDALTLSSAMWFSWGVLLNSGIGEGAPRSFSARILGMVWAGFAMIIVASYTANLAAFLVLDRPEERITGINDPRLRNPSDKFIYATVKQSSVDIYFRRQVELSTMYRHMEKHNYESAAEAIQAVRDNKLHAFIWDSAVLEFEASQKCDLVTTGELFFRSGFGIGMRKDSPWKQNVSLSILKSHENGFMEDLDKTWVRYQECDSRSNAPATLTFENMAGVFMLVAGGIVAGIFLIFIEIAYKRHKDARRKQMQLAFAAVNVWRKNLQDRKSGRAEPDPKKKATFRAITSTLASSFKRRRSSKDTQYHPTDITGPLNLSDPSVSTVV
- the GRIN1 gene encoding glutamate receptor ionotropic, NMDA 1 isoform X8; the protein is MSTMRLLTLALLFSCSFARAACDPKIVNIGAVLSTRKHEQVFREAVNQANKRHGSWKIQLNATSVTHKPNAIQMALSVCEDLISSQVYAILVSHPPTPNDHFTPTPVSYTAGFYRIPVLGLTTRMSIYSDKSIHLSFLRTVPPYSHQSSVWFEMMRVYSWNHIILLVSDDHEGRAAQKRLETLLEERESKSKKRNYENLDQLSYDNKRGPKAEKVLQFDPGTKNVTALLMEARELEARVIILSASEDDAATVYRAAAMLNMTGSGYVWLVGEREISGNALRYAPDGIIGLQLINGKNESAHISDAVGVVAQAVHELLEKENITDPPRGCVGNTNIWKTGPLFKRVLMSSKYADGVTGRVEFNEDGDRKFANYSIMNLQNRKLVQVGIYNGTHVIPNDRKIIWPGGETEKPRGYQMSTRLKIVTIHQEPFVYVKPTLSDGTCKEEFTVNGDPVKKVICTGPNDTSPGSPRHTVPQCCYGFCIDLLIKLARTMNFTYEVHLVADGKFGTQERVNNSNKKEWNGMMGELLSGQADMIVAPLTINNERAQYIEFSKPFKYQGLTILVKKEIPRSTLDSFMQPFQSTLWLLVGLSVHVVAVMLYLLDRFSPFGRFKVNSEEEEEDALTLSSAMWFSWGVLLNSGIGEGAPRSFSARILGMVWAGFAMIIVASYTANLAAFLVLDRPEERITGINDPRLRNPSDKFIYATVKQSSVDIYFRRQVELSTMYRHMEKHNYESAAEAIQAVRDNKLHAFIWDSAVLEFEASQKCDLVTTGELFFRSGFGIGMRKDSPWKQNVSLSILKSHENGFMEDLDKTWVRYQECDSRSNAPATLTFENMAGVFMLVAGGIVAGIFLIFIEIAYKRHKDARRKQMQLAFAAVNVWRKNLQQYHPTDITGPLNLSDPSVSTVV
- the GRIN1 gene encoding glutamate receptor ionotropic, NMDA 1 isoform X9; protein product: MSTMRLLTLALLFSCSFARAACDPKIVNIGAVLSTRKHEQVFREAVNQANKRHGSWKIQLNATSVTHKPNAIQMALSVCEDLISSQVYAILVSHPPTPNDHFTPTPVSYTAGFYRIPVLGLTTRMSIYSDKSIHLSFLRTVPPYSHQSSVWFEMMRVYSWNHIILLVSDDHEGRAAQKRLETLLEERESKAEKVLQFDPGTKNVTALLMEARELEARVIILSASEDDAATVYRAAAMLNMTGSGYVWLVGEREISGNALRYAPDGIIGLQLINGKNESAHISDAVGVVAQAVHELLEKENITDPPRGCVGNTNIWKTGPLFKRVLMSSKYADGVTGRVEFNEDGDRKFANYSIMNLQNRKLVQVGIYNGTHVIPNDRKIIWPGGETEKPRGYQMSTRLKIVTIHQEPFVYVKPTLSDGTCKEEFTVNGDPVKKVICTGPNDTSPGSPRHTVPQCCYGFCIDLLIKLARTMNFTYEVHLVADGKFGTQERVNNSNKKEWNGMMGELLSGQADMIVAPLTINNERAQYIEFSKPFKYQGLTILVKKEIPRSTLDSFMQPFQSTLWLLVGLSVHVVAVMLYLLDRFSPFGRFKVNSEEEEEDALTLSSAMWFSWGVLLNSGIGEGAPRSFSARILGMVWAGFAMIIVASYTANLAAFLVLDRPEERITGINDPRLRNPSDKFIYATVKQSSVDIYFRRQVELSTMYRHMEKHNYESAAEAIQAVRDNKLHAFIWDSAVLEFEASQKCDLVTTGELFFRSGFGIGMRKDSPWKQNVSLSILKSHENGFMEDLDKTWVRYQECDSRSNAPATLTFENMAGVFMLVAGGIVAGIFLIFIEIAYKRHKDARRKQMQLAFAAVNVWRKNLQQYHPTDITGPLNLSDPSVSTVV